In one window of Catellicoccus marimammalium M35/04/3 DNA:
- a CDS encoding LysM peptidoglycan-binding domain-containing protein, producing MKANKSLVLGTVLAAAGIGVCMTSGDAKADTVYTVQKGDTLYKISRKFAGDASLVQAIVEKNNIANPNMIFVGEKVTIPENANDTKSVKKSTNTYKSVAKAQTVKATPKAVKATPKATAPKQQNTYQAPKQNVAPQQTYQAPKQQQTYQAPKQQNTYQAPQHSGSEASAKSWIAMKESTNNYNARNGRYIGKYQLDAAYLNGDYSAANQERVAERYVKQRYGSWSKAKAFHEANGWY from the coding sequence ATGAAAGCAAACAAATCACTAGTATTAGGAACTGTATTAGCAGCGGCAGGAATTGGCGTATGCATGACAAGTGGAGACGCAAAAGCAGATACTGTTTACACAGTTCAAAAAGGCGATACTCTATACAAAATTTCTCGTAAATTTGCTGGAGACGCAAGTTTAGTACAAGCGATTGTTGAAAAAAATAATATTGCTAACCCAAACATGATTTTTGTGGGTGAAAAGGTTACAATTCCTGAAAATGCAAATGATACAAAATCTGTTAAAAAATCAACAAATACTTATAAATCAGTAGCAAAAGCACAAACAGTGAAAGCTACACCAAAAGCAGTAAAAGCTACACCAAAAGCAACTGCACCAAAACAACAAAATACTTACCAAGCGCCAAAACAAAATGTTGCTCCACAGCAAACATACCAAGCTCCTAAGCAACAACAAACTTATCAAGCGCCAAAACAACAAAATACTTACCAAGCACCTCAACATTCAGGTAGCGAAGCAAGTGCAAAATCATGGATTGCAATGAAAGAATCAACAAACAACTACAACGCTCGTAACGGTCGTTACATTGGTAAATACCAATTAGACGCTGCTTACTTAAACGGAGATTACTCTGCAGCAAACCAAGAACGTGTAGCTGAACGTTATGTAAAACAACGTTACGGTAGCTGGTCAAAAGCGAAAGCTTTCCACGAAGCAAACGGTTGGTATTAA
- the nth gene encoding endonuclease III yields MRSKEENRKLITAVSQVYKDATVALHYETTFQLLIAVILSAQTTDVAVNKATPSLFASYPTPEKLANASIEDVISKIKTIGLYRNKAKNIIACSQKLVEEFGGKVPADRKQLMSLPGVGRKTANVVLSVAFNIPAFAVDTHIQRIAKRLQIVPLDASVDEVEKTITSIMPKETWNHLHHQLIYFGRYLCTAKKPKCDQCPFTKECLYYESEVAEKKES; encoded by the coding sequence ATGCGTTCAAAAGAGGAAAATCGCAAATTGATTACAGCAGTATCCCAAGTATATAAAGATGCTACGGTAGCTTTGCATTATGAAACTACTTTTCAGTTATTAATTGCAGTGATTTTAAGTGCACAAACTACAGATGTGGCAGTAAATAAGGCTACACCTAGTTTGTTTGCTTCTTATCCGACACCTGAAAAATTGGCCAATGCTTCAATAGAAGATGTAATCTCAAAAATTAAAACGATTGGCCTTTATCGAAATAAAGCTAAAAATATTATTGCTTGTAGTCAAAAATTAGTAGAAGAATTTGGTGGAAAAGTTCCAGCCGATCGTAAACAATTAATGAGTTTACCGGGAGTAGGAAGAAAAACAGCGAATGTAGTATTAAGTGTGGCTTTTAATATTCCAGCATTTGCGGTAGATACGCACATTCAACGAATTGCTAAGCGTCTACAAATTGTTCCTTTAGATGCTTCAGTAGATGAAGTAGAAAAAACCATTACTTCTATTATGCCCAAAGAGACATGGAATCATTTGCATCATCAATTAATTTATTTTGGTCGATATTTATGTACGGCCAAAAAACCAAAATGCGATCAATGTCCATTTACAAAGGAATGTTTATATTATGAATCAGAAGTAGCCGAGAAAAAAGAATCCTAG